A single uncultured Methanolobus sp. DNA region contains:
- the hypD gene encoding hydrogenase formation protein HypD, translating into MSAESELLEKIRALSRPVKVMHICGTHERTISRYGLRDVLPEEIEVLSGPGCPVCVTPEEEIDRAIALAESGIIVTSFGDMMRVPGSNGSLMDARSRGCDVRMVYSIDDAIAIAEKDPESKVVFFAIGFETTTPTNAAAILRKPPENFSLLLTHKLTIPAIEALIDEIEVDAFIAPGHVCTIIGIHPFEQFAEKGFPIIAAGFEADELLLSILMILEQLKTGEHKGEYKVENAYPRAVKDEGNVRAQEMMNKVFEITDSEWRGLGTIPDSGMIIRPEFSHYDASIIYADLIAEKMKDISYENSLSSLCRCAEILKGKEKPDNCPLFSKKCTPSNPVGSCMVSQEGMCYNWFRYRGVDSA; encoded by the coding sequence ATGTCTGCTGAGTCAGAACTCCTGGAAAAGATACGTGCACTCTCTCGTCCCGTGAAAGTTATGCACATCTGCGGAACCCATGAGAGAACCATCTCACGCTATGGTTTACGTGATGTTCTGCCAGAGGAGATCGAAGTGCTCAGTGGTCCCGGTTGTCCGGTATGTGTCACTCCTGAAGAAGAAATTGACAGGGCGATCGCTCTGGCAGAATCAGGTATCATTGTCACTTCATTTGGTGACATGATGCGTGTCCCCGGAAGCAATGGCAGCCTTATGGATGCCAGGTCGAGGGGATGTGATGTCAGGATGGTGTACAGCATCGATGATGCCATTGCCATTGCAGAAAAAGACCCTGAAAGTAAGGTTGTTTTCTTTGCCATTGGTTTTGAAACCACAACACCTACAAATGCGGCAGCTATCCTGCGCAAACCGCCTGAGAACTTCAGTTTGCTGCTAACACACAAACTCACAATTCCTGCAATTGAAGCTTTGATTGACGAGATCGAAGTTGATGCTTTCATTGCTCCCGGCCATGTTTGTACTATCATTGGAATTCATCCTTTTGAGCAATTTGCAGAAAAAGGGTTCCCTATAATTGCAGCCGGATTTGAAGCGGATGAACTGCTTCTTTCCATTCTTATGATACTTGAACAGCTCAAGACTGGAGAGCACAAGGGTGAGTACAAAGTTGAGAATGCGTATCCAAGAGCTGTAAAGGATGAAGGCAACGTTCGTGCCCAGGAAATGATGAACAAGGTTTTTGAAATAACTGATTCAGAATGGCGTGGTCTTGGAACAATTCCTGATTCAGGAATGATAATAAGACCTGAATTCTCACATTACGATGCTTCGATAATCTATGCAGACCTTATAGCTGAAAAAATGAAAGACATCTCATACGAAAACTCACTTTCATCACTCTGCCGTTGTGCTGAGATCCTTAAAGGCAAGGAGAAACCTGACAACTGTCCGTTGTTCTCTAAAAAATGCACTCCTTCAAATCCGGTCGGATCGTGCATGGTAAGCCAGGAAGGCATGTGCTACAACTGGTTCCGTTACAGAGGTGTTGACAGTGCATGA
- a CDS encoding DUF1638 domain-containing protein: protein MSVMSIISCKIMQDEIVWLLSNDPEIDKIIIVENENISEFTEKLNGQHVSHEIIPFEKMQEHLGKMDENESIVIVNILELGLHAVPKILKSEVYQTIEEMIPFSDGILLFYGLCGNVLGKVEEDFCLEKDGCIVRILRDDERIVDDCIGATVGGGANYLKLLKTHSKEPAFFFTPMYASSWRELLNIDKYNPDPEKALKMAKMVNDMAGYSRVAKVNTGLTYVKDIDAKIEDYANLFGYSTFEVCGNQEIFKKCYSAIKDEIRDEIKNKNLCK from the coding sequence ATGTCAGTTATGAGTATTATCTCATGTAAGATTATGCAGGATGAAATTGTGTGGCTTTTGAGCAATGATCCTGAAATTGATAAGATCATCATCGTAGAAAACGAAAACATTTCTGAATTTACGGAAAAATTGAATGGACAGCATGTATCTCATGAGATTATTCCTTTTGAAAAGATGCAAGAGCATCTAGGTAAAATGGATGAAAATGAATCAATTGTAATAGTTAATATTCTGGAACTCGGACTTCATGCAGTGCCAAAAATACTGAAATCCGAGGTTTATCAGACTATTGAGGAAATGATTCCTTTCTCCGATGGTATACTCCTTTTTTACGGCCTTTGCGGCAATGTCCTTGGTAAGGTGGAAGAGGATTTCTGCCTGGAAAAAGATGGTTGCATCGTCCGAATACTCCGGGATGATGAAAGGATTGTTGATGACTGTATTGGAGCTACTGTCGGCGGTGGAGCTAATTACCTGAAGTTGCTTAAAACCCACAGTAAGGAACCTGCCTTTTTCTTCACACCCATGTATGCCAGTTCATGGAGGGAACTTTTGAACATTGACAAGTATAATCCTGATCCTGAAAAAGCTCTTAAGATGGCAAAAATGGTCAATGATATGGCAGGATATTCAAGGGTTGCAAAGGTCAATACAGGTCTTACATATGTAAAAGATATTGATGCAAAGATCGAGGATTATGCCAATCTTTTTGGATACAGCACCTTTGAAGTCTGCGGTAATCAGGAAATATTCAAGAAATGTTACTCTGCAATAAAAGATGAAATCAGGGATGAAATAAAGAACAAAAACCTGTGCAAGTGA
- a CDS encoding DUF1638 domain-containing protein, whose amino-acid sequence MPILSIVACEMLEDELVHVLSKDSEIRHLFVVENRNSFRFVQKLKSENLRPFMLSSDRLYSLVSESYGNTPDGFMGLCSKIPVFRQVCNSLNRKNERELTVVVNLLRKDLHSDIDDLQSEVYQNAKEMSKISDGILLFYGKCGYSSDKVQDDLQKLDCPVYFLRDDEKNIVDDCVSVALGGNEIYTKTMLLGNGRGAIYATPMWLSSMNETDYRSTVSFQNVHKYLSSPMYSLLFKIKNQNYKDANFHRNASEFAKFFDMEIIDIDGTMDVVINSYVEAKIGICGNVRK is encoded by the coding sequence ATGCCGATTTTAAGTATAGTCGCCTGTGAAATGCTTGAGGATGAATTGGTTCATGTTCTCTCAAAAGACTCTGAAATCAGGCACTTGTTTGTAGTAGAGAACAGGAACAGTTTCAGATTTGTACAAAAACTCAAATCTGAGAATCTCAGGCCCTTTATGCTTTCATCCGACAGGTTATATTCTCTCGTTTCAGAAAGCTATGGAAATACACCTGATGGTTTCATGGGATTATGTTCAAAGATTCCAGTCTTCAGACAAGTATGTAATTCGTTAAACCGGAAGAATGAACGAGAATTAACAGTTGTTGTGAATCTTCTAAGAAAGGATCTGCATTCTGATATTGATGATTTGCAGTCAGAAGTGTATCAGAACGCAAAAGAAATGTCTAAAATCTCAGATGGTATCCTTCTTTTTTACGGAAAATGCGGTTATAGTTCTGATAAAGTACAGGACGATCTGCAGAAGCTTGATTGCCCTGTTTATTTTCTCAGAGATGATGAAAAGAATATTGTTGATGACTGTGTTAGCGTAGCACTTGGCGGAAATGAGATTTACACGAAGACGATGTTACTTGGCAACGGAAGAGGAGCAATATATGCAACTCCCATGTGGTTATCCAGCATGAATGAAACGGATTACAGATCAACTGTATCTTTTCAGAATGTCCATAAATATCTCAGCAGTCCAATGTACAGCCTTCTTTTTAAGATAAAGAACCAGAACTACAAAGATGCTAATTTTCATCGAAATGCTTCAGAATTTGCGAAATTCTTTGACATGGAGATTATTGACATTGATGGAACGATGGACGTTGTCATCAATTCATATGTGGAAGCTAAAATAGGTATTTGTGGGAATGTACGTAAGTAA
- a CDS encoding DUF2115 family protein, translating to MKIKEKESEDTQSSRGTLLYNIQCLARYNRKKFSELKENVCPEISDEIDVGKLEDFTFRVNTYMDKYASGQKDLKEYTRIISTYLTFITKEPLHPPGMFVTENQAIFENGGVYYCPAKSKYVLDELSLCKYCVCKSI from the coding sequence ATGAAGATAAAAGAGAAAGAATCAGAAGACACTCAAAGTTCTCGTGGAACTCTCCTGTACAATATACAGTGTCTTGCAAGATATAATCGCAAGAAGTTTTCTGAGCTAAAAGAAAATGTCTGTCCTGAAATATCTGATGAAATTGATGTAGGGAAGCTTGAAGACTTTACTTTCAGGGTCAACACATATATGGATAAGTATGCTTCTGGTCAAAAGGATCTGAAGGAATATACTCGTATTATTTCCACATATCTGACGTTCATAACGAAAGAACCTCTCCATCCACCAGGAATGTTTGTAACTGAAAATCAGGCTATTTTTGAAAATGGTGGTGTTTATTATTGTCCTGCAAAGAGCAAGTATGTGTTAGATGAGTTATCCCTGTGCAAATACTGTGTTTGCAAATCAATCTAA
- a CDS encoding hydrogenase small subunit: MEKTENHDFLSMDRRTFLKVVGAIGASTFLGLHRTQITKALELSKTKVIWLHGAECTGCSASLLDAGNPDIMQAINKLSVDLVFHETIMAHQGIFVDGAPAGTSELNSEILLDEAIEEGNYILVVEGAIANGPDGSGKYCMYGERTFKDMFEHAARNASMIMAVGMCAAFGGINSADSDIADLTDFRGVDFVKESHSKGMLTELGIDKPVINIAGCPSHPDWILLTLAAVILGKYNLNDLDSVLDKYKRPTVFFPETNTMHDNCPRRGYYDRGILDDDFSGEGCLLKVGCKGPYTRSDCGLRKWNNGVSMCTQAGSSCIGCAEPGFPDSTSPFYEMGEDKPLMGGVTIDTAAKVGTAAAVAGVGVHALRRFVFKDKEE; this comes from the coding sequence ATGGAAAAAACAGAAAATCATGACTTCTTAAGTATGGACAGACGAACGTTCCTCAAGGTGGTAGGAGCGATCGGAGCGTCCACTTTTCTGGGATTACACCGCACCCAGATAACTAAAGCTCTCGAACTCTCAAAAACAAAAGTAATATGGCTTCACGGTGCAGAATGTACCGGATGCTCTGCTTCTCTTCTCGATGCAGGAAACCCTGACATCATGCAGGCGATCAACAAGCTCAGTGTAGACCTTGTATTCCACGAGACCATCATGGCTCACCAGGGAATCTTTGTCGACGGCGCACCTGCAGGTACATCAGAACTTAACTCAGAGATCCTTCTTGACGAAGCAATTGAGGAAGGAAATTACATCCTTGTTGTTGAAGGCGCAATTGCAAACGGACCTGATGGCTCAGGTAAATATTGCATGTACGGCGAGCGTACTTTCAAAGATATGTTCGAGCATGCAGCAAGAAATGCTAGCATGATCATGGCTGTAGGAATGTGTGCAGCATTTGGTGGTATCAATTCAGCAGACAGTGACATTGCAGACCTCACAGATTTCAGAGGTGTGGACTTTGTAAAGGAAAGCCACTCAAAAGGAATGCTCACTGAGCTTGGAATTGACAAACCGGTCATCAACATCGCAGGATGTCCATCACACCCTGACTGGATACTTCTCACACTTGCAGCAGTGATCCTTGGAAAGTATAATCTCAATGACCTTGATTCAGTTCTTGACAAATACAAGCGTCCAACCGTATTCTTCCCGGAAACAAACACAATGCACGACAACTGTCCACGCAGGGGCTATTATGACAGAGGCATTCTGGATGACGACTTCTCAGGAGAAGGATGTCTCCTTAAGGTCGGCTGTAAAGGACCATACACCAGATCAGACTGTGGACTCCGTAAGTGGAACAACGGTGTCAGCATGTGCACACAGGCAGGTTCATCATGTATCGGATGCGCAGAACCTGGTTTCCCTGACAGTACATCACCATTCTATGAGATGGGAGAAGACAAGCCACTCATGGGCGGTGTGACCATTGATACAGCAGCTAAGGTCGGAACAGCAGCTGCAGTAGCAGGTGTTGGAGTACATGCTCTTCGCAGATTTGTATTCAAGGACAAGGAAGAGTAA
- the hypB gene encoding hydrogenase nickel incorporation protein HypB, producing the protein MLMHVINVGHDVLKANDKLAAKNQKLLDKNGVLAINFMGAIGSGKTTLIEKTVENLGDKYRLAVIAGDVIADMDAGRIAKLGVTTIPVNTGRECHLDAKLVEKALKSIDLKNIDILLMENVGNLICPADYKLGEHLRVVVVSVTEGDDIVLKHPVIFKSTDIAIIHKKDLAEAVFASAEKMEDDVRHLNSEIPVLKTSIHDAQSMEKWFSTISSMADKLIDGQ; encoded by the coding sequence ATGTTAATGCATGTGATCAATGTGGGCCATGATGTTCTCAAGGCAAACGATAAGCTTGCAGCTAAGAACCAGAAGCTTCTTGATAAGAATGGAGTTCTTGCCATCAATTTTATGGGAGCCATTGGTTCCGGAAAGACCACACTCATTGAAAAGACAGTTGAGAATCTTGGTGACAAATATCGCCTTGCGGTCATTGCAGGTGATGTGATAGCTGACATGGATGCCGGAAGAATAGCAAAGCTCGGAGTCACAACAATTCCTGTGAACACCGGAAGGGAGTGTCACCTTGATGCAAAGCTCGTTGAGAAGGCGTTAAAGTCCATTGACCTCAAGAACATTGATATTCTGCTTATGGAGAATGTTGGAAATCTCATCTGTCCTGCAGACTACAAATTAGGAGAACATCTGCGTGTTGTGGTTGTAAGTGTTACCGAGGGCGATGATATTGTCCTGAAACACCCGGTCATTTTCAAGAGCACTGATATTGCAATCATCCACAAAAAAGATCTTGCAGAAGCTGTATTTGCCAGCGCTGAAAAGATGGAAGATGATGTCAGACATCTCAATTCTGAAATTCCGGTTCTTAAAACCTCAATACATGATGCGCAGAGCATGGAGAAGTGGTTCTCAACCATTTCGTCCATGGCAGACAAACTCATAGATGGACAATAA
- a CDS encoding hydrogenase/urease maturation nickel metallochaperone HypA: protein MHEYSLACEIMNNVLSIAQENEAKEINSITVGVGRLAHVNPDQLMFCIESLCEDNVATGAEIILNEIYPEMQCQCGYSGEGKQFCIVGDEVIDDIRAFLEVPCPECGKMMHASGGRELIIESIDIEQ from the coding sequence GTGCATGAGTATTCGCTGGCATGTGAGATCATGAATAATGTTCTCTCAATTGCTCAGGAGAACGAGGCAAAGGAAATTAACTCGATCACTGTGGGTGTGGGAAGACTTGCCCATGTGAACCCTGATCAGTTGATGTTCTGCATTGAGTCTTTGTGTGAGGATAATGTCGCAACAGGTGCAGAGATAATCCTCAATGAGATTTATCCTGAGATGCAGTGCCAGTGTGGATATTCAGGCGAAGGTAAACAGTTCTGTATTGTGGGTGATGAGGTCATAGATGATATCAGGGCTTTTCTTGAAGTACCATGTCCCGAATGCGGGAAAATGATGCATGCATCCGGTGGCAGGGAGCTTATTATCGAAAGTATCGATATCGAACAATAG
- the hypE gene encoding hydrogenase expression/formation protein HypE — translation MSQKNRISMEHGAGGEFMQELIGGIILKNISRRSAGTVGLDDLDDGSTISIPDGMGDDYEIVMTTDSHVVDPLFFPGGDIGRLAVCGTVNDLSVMGAKPLALTCAIIVPEGFELSEFEEVIKSMNRAAEEAEVAIITGDTKTIQGNKLDSMIINTTGVGVAPKVVRDNGLSPDDVIIVTGNLGDHGIALLSHREGFDFETKLVSDVAPVNGLLKAPLELRTEDDQPVISAMKDPTRGGLASSINEMAQKSGVGIILEESDIPIDMVVSTACEMLGLNPLEIANEGKAVIGVRPEYAEQVLELLKSHKYGQNARIVGKAVSEHKGKVLLRTSIGSLRQLGIPVGDPIPRVC, via the coding sequence ATGTCCCAAAAAAACAGAATTAGCATGGAACATGGTGCCGGTGGGGAGTTCATGCAGGAACTCATTGGCGGCATAATCCTGAAAAACATCTCCAGACGTTCAGCAGGAACTGTTGGTCTTGATGACCTTGATGACGGTTCAACTATCTCAATACCTGATGGAATGGGAGATGATTATGAGATCGTTATGACAACTGACAGTCATGTTGTTGACCCTCTATTTTTCCCCGGAGGAGATATTGGAAGACTTGCTGTTTGTGGAACCGTGAATGACCTTTCTGTCATGGGTGCAAAGCCGCTGGCTCTGACCTGTGCAATAATCGTTCCCGAGGGTTTTGAACTCTCAGAATTTGAAGAGGTCATCAAATCCATGAACCGTGCAGCAGAAGAGGCTGAAGTTGCCATCATAACCGGAGATACCAAGACTATCCAGGGTAACAAGCTGGATTCTATGATCATCAACACAACAGGTGTTGGAGTTGCTCCAAAAGTTGTCAGGGACAACGGACTTTCTCCTGATGATGTAATCATTGTCACAGGAAATCTTGGTGACCACGGAATAGCTTTACTCTCCCACAGGGAAGGATTTGATTTTGAAACGAAGCTTGTATCTGATGTAGCTCCAGTTAACGGACTTCTGAAAGCTCCGCTTGAACTGAGAACGGAAGACGATCAGCCAGTGATAAGCGCCATGAAAGACCCTACTCGTGGCGGTCTGGCATCAAGCATCAATGAGATGGCTCAGAAAAGCGGTGTAGGTATCATCCTTGAAGAAAGCGATATTCCTATTGATATGGTCGTGAGCACAGCCTGTGAGATGCTCGGACTGAATCCTCTTGAGATTGCTAATGAAGGTAAGGCTGTGATAGGAGTTCGTCCTGAATACGCAGAGCAGGTTCTTGAGCTTCTGAAATCTCATAAATATGGCCAGAATGCAAGAATAGTTGGTAAGGCTGTCAGTGAGCACAAGGGTAAGGTTCTGCTCAGGACATCCATTGGAAGCCTGCGTCAGCTTGGAATACCTGTTGGCGATCCGATTCCAAGAGTCTGCTAA
- a CDS encoding twin-arginine translocase TatA/TatE family subunit, with translation MLPLGPTELLLIFGVIFLLFGATKLPELARSMGTSMGEFKKAQKESEQSVKEFERSLKNQVYTTPSEETKTADVKQVAANLGIDTTGKSDDEILAEINTMLKK, from the coding sequence ATGTTGCCATTAGGCCCTACAGAACTTTTACTGATCTTTGGAGTAATCTTTTTGCTCTTTGGTGCTACCAAATTGCCGGAACTCGCACGTTCCATGGGCACCTCCATGGGTGAGTTCAAGAAGGCACAGAAAGAGTCAGAGCAGTCAGTAAAAGAATTTGAACGTTCCCTTAAGAACCAGGTTTACACAACACCATCAGAAGAAACAAAGACCGCTGATGTTAAACAAGTAGCAGCAAACCTCGGTATTGATACAACCGGCAAGAGTGACGATGAGATCCTCGCCGAAATCAATACCATGCTGAAAAAGTGA
- a CDS encoding HypC/HybG/HupF family hydrogenase formation chaperone translates to MCIAIPGKVTSLLDEYTAIVDFGGVERQVKLDLLGDCDDALLGQYVLVHVGYAISLLSEEEGKETLELLGELVAGE, encoded by the coding sequence ATGTGTATTGCAATCCCCGGCAAAGTGACCTCATTGCTGGATGAGTATACTGCCATTGTCGATTTTGGAGGCGTGGAAAGGCAGGTCAAACTTGATCTCCTTGGCGACTGTGATGACGCGCTCCTTGGGCAGTATGTCCTGGTTCATGTTGGCTATGCTATCTCTTTGCTTAGTGAAGAAGAAGGTAAAGAAACCTTAGAGCTCCTCGGAGAGCTTGTTGCAGGAGAATAA
- a CDS encoding nickel-dependent hydrogenase large subunit: protein MTKVVVDPLTRIEGHLRVSTEVNENGVITDAQSSGMLFRGIERIMMKRDPRDAARLVQRICGLCPTAQSMASVNALDDLFGVAESIPKDALVTRNIIQGLNTLTSHATHFYVLWMPDIVNPAYRDILATVDNTGPALWKELLSRFAPISYKMDGEAITPGTGYINAIKQKKSLEEAMALIGGKMPHQMSTIAGGVTYLPTVADIGKLTSYYLNLMDFVNSSTLSIDAETWLDNTFRASSPQKAVSFVMEHLQEVVDGSLASQNFSKAKGWGDLELFAAFGSELIGETLGLPATFKFDRTGQYAEDANVGYLTYGVFYDVENGDGYNPTEFGKSGFQQAAFINSSLEKKSFDHKYITEETTHAFYETDEGLHPFDGVTEPVRTADEISYEGGSDSKYTWMKAPRYNGIPCEVGPISRMLAMEEPLTVGLMNLFKDNGYSAANSFTRMIAKMQETLILSEQLLKWVTVDLDPNGKYYVNTDLKMAKDSEGIGLWEAPRGALGHWIKSGSDSMVTNFQMVVPTTWNASPRDKNGVAGPLEQALIGTKISAAENMMGIDNTNPTGILHTARSFDPCIACAVHTIDLSNKDKEQGTFTIV from the coding sequence ATGACAAAAGTAGTAGTAGATCCATTAACACGTATCGAAGGACACCTCCGTGTATCAACTGAAGTTAATGAGAACGGGGTGATCACAGATGCACAGAGCTCAGGAATGCTTTTCAGAGGTATCGAGCGCATTATGATGAAACGTGACCCAAGAGATGCAGCACGTCTTGTCCAGAGAATATGCGGACTTTGCCCAACAGCTCAGTCAATGGCTTCAGTAAATGCACTTGACGACCTTTTCGGTGTTGCAGAATCAATCCCAAAAGATGCACTTGTAACAAGGAACATCATTCAGGGTCTTAACACCCTTACCAGCCACGCAACACACTTCTATGTACTGTGGATGCCTGACATAGTAAACCCTGCATACAGGGACATTCTGGCAACAGTAGACAACACAGGACCTGCACTCTGGAAAGAATTACTTTCACGCTTTGCACCTATCAGCTACAAGATGGATGGAGAAGCTATCACCCCAGGTACAGGATACATTAACGCTATCAAACAGAAGAAGAGTCTTGAAGAAGCAATGGCACTCATCGGTGGAAAGATGCCACACCAGATGTCAACCATCGCTGGTGGTGTAACATACCTCCCAACCGTTGCTGACATCGGAAAACTTACTTCCTATTATCTTAACCTCATGGACTTTGTGAACAGCTCAACTCTTAGCATCGACGCAGAGACATGGCTTGATAACACTTTCAGAGCAAGCTCTCCACAGAAAGCAGTGAGCTTTGTCATGGAACATCTTCAGGAAGTTGTTGACGGTTCACTTGCATCCCAGAACTTCTCAAAAGCAAAGGGATGGGGAGACCTTGAACTCTTTGCAGCATTCGGTTCTGAGCTTATCGGAGAAACACTCGGACTTCCTGCAACTTTCAAATTTGACAGAACAGGACAGTATGCAGAGGATGCAAATGTCGGTTACCTGACATACGGTGTATTCTACGATGTTGAGAACGGTGACGGTTACAACCCAACTGAATTTGGAAAGTCAGGATTCCAGCAGGCTGCTTTCATTAACAGCTCACTTGAGAAGAAATCATTCGATCATAAGTACATCACAGAGGAAACCACACACGCATTCTATGAAACTGATGAAGGTCTTCATCCATTTGACGGTGTCACAGAACCTGTCAGAACAGCTGATGAGATCAGTTATGAAGGCGGCAGTGACAGCAAATACACATGGATGAAAGCACCACGTTACAATGGAATTCCATGTGAGGTCGGACCAATCTCCCGTATGCTTGCAATGGAAGAGCCACTTACAGTCGGTCTTATGAACCTCTTTAAGGACAACGGTTATTCTGCTGCTAACAGCTTCACAAGAATGATCGCTAAGATGCAGGAAACCCTCATACTCTCAGAACAGTTGCTCAAATGGGTGACCGTGGACCTTGATCCAAACGGAAAATACTATGTGAACACTGACCTGAAAATGGCAAAGGATTCCGAAGGTATCGGTCTGTGGGAAGCACCTCGTGGAGCTCTCGGACACTGGATCAAATCCGGTTCAGACTCAATGGTAACAAACTTCCAGATGGTTGTTCCAACCACATGGAACGCATCACCAAGAGACAAGAACGGTGTAGCAGGTCCTCTTGAGCAGGCTCTTATCGGTACAAAGATCTCAGCAGCAGAGAACATGATGGGAATCGACAACACCAACCCAACAGGAATTCTGCACACTGCAAGATCATTTGACCCATGTATCGCATGTGCTGTTCACACAATTGACCTTAGCAACAAGGACAAAGAACAGGGCACATTCACAATTGTATGA
- a CDS encoding twin-arginine translocase TatA/TatE family subunit — MIGSLEIVVILVVALLIFGPDKIPELARAAGKAWGDFQKAQLSAELGLSDLDMSPAKAPIEPEPTEMDNKIRQIAESAGIDVQGKSTEELLSLMEEAAKAR, encoded by the coding sequence ATGATAGGTTCGCTTGAGATAGTTGTAATATTGGTCGTTGCGTTGCTTATCTTTGGTCCGGACAAGATACCAGAACTTGCACGGGCTGCAGGAAAAGCATGGGGCGACTTCCAGAAAGCACAACTATCGGCTGAACTTGGATTATCTGATCTTGATATGAGTCCGGCTAAGGCTCCAATAGAGCCAGAACCAACTGAAATGGACAACAAGATCAGACAAATTGCAGAATCAGCAGGAATAGATGTGCAGGGAAAAAGCACAGAAGAACTTCTTTCCCTTATGGAAGAAGCCGCAAAGGCCAGATGA
- a CDS encoding TetR/AcrR family transcriptional regulator, giving the protein MADLNSTNQQILHYAGHFLQCRGYNGFSYKDISQKLGIKNASIHHYYPKKEDLVAALLEERRNNLSTAIAQMVESKKSAREQLQYYFDYALQEFEEGKCICPPGSVIIDFEELPEKVKKQEILLLDDIRDWLTNVLRTGLEQGEFDFSDSVETRSEDVFVTLMGARLLSSIKGRKTLVRSISSIKSSLGWRD; this is encoded by the coding sequence ATGGCTGATCTTAACTCTACTAATCAACAGATACTCCATTATGCAGGACACTTTTTGCAATGCAGGGGCTATAATGGATTTAGTTACAAGGATATTTCCCAGAAGCTTGGCATAAAAAATGCATCAATACATCATTATTATCCTAAAAAAGAGGATCTTGTTGCTGCCTTGCTTGAAGAGAGAAGAAATAACTTATCAACAGCCATTGCACAGATGGTAGAATCTAAAAAGTCTGCTCGTGAGCAGCTTCAATATTATTTCGATTATGCATTGCAGGAGTTTGAGGAAGGCAAATGTATCTGTCCTCCCGGTTCTGTGATTATTGATTTTGAAGAGCTTCCTGAGAAAGTTAAAAAGCAGGAGATATTGCTACTGGACGATATACGTGACTGGCTCACTAATGTTCTAAGAACCGGACTGGAACAGGGAGAATTTGATTTTTCAGATTCAGTCGAAACACGCTCAGAAGATGTATTTGTAACATTGATGGGAGCCAGGTTGCTATCCAGTATCAAAGGTAGAAAAACACTTGTGAGGTCAATTTCCTCAATAAAATCCAGTCTTGGTTGGAGGGATTGA